From the Odocoileus virginianus isolate 20LAN1187 ecotype Illinois chromosome 21, Ovbor_1.2, whole genome shotgun sequence genome, one window contains:
- the C21H4orf54 gene encoding uncharacterized protein C4orf54 homolog, producing MLSFHFWKSRSRPADAASSVVDGIQTPSCRQRQANNWAEQLGCWKLATVSARAAAPWPQTTSATPPRSLPTSLRSAWAPPQGLKNWEVAAAVARVPAALGPVQARGTLLQAALQPLQGQGGTQDSPVAHHCLLLSLTPRRGLRMEGTPPEPNLQARSKEVGDGVCGAQDSQELKQQLQPLPKPSASSLREAKYVEMCASAGVPRDSPRTMRLTREQRQGDQRGSKSPQEKARDEVSSQEHEAPAPLKNSVPSELSRSQLASTDEGSNPFSSSSSSSPVEGAEGSGLAKMDGTTTSTGALATSSSSLGFESDSGENALSCQPKGEEGEKAGGRGGGGRGRCGEGDATECRDIIAKSQGSRDPPRNQEAHYITTHEIQLSEVEQDMDFDVGLASRWDFEDNNVIYSFVDYASFGGSDETPEDVTTLTEEDDDNSCYLSTTPSTNATRTPSPSSSDPARPGAGSGGGDTSSTEVGSGPSDGGPTPPPTGPGTATPREPLPEPPEAASGAAAATAASSCGNAASQILLSIKPTSRAINEPSNVCAKQNIIYAAKHEGDMSLRVSTAAEHNSSSLKQDPAAAVAQDHAKKFIAVPARLQTRCGAIRAKELVDYSSGASSAVSELDDADKEVRNLTSRAFRSLAYPYFEALNISSRESSVLSEVGFGRWSTFLDLKCGGVGARVEQSLLRSSAASVAAGLRKGGGARTTADQLYIQSKKSQTKALEFVVSKVEGEIKHVETPLCFQKQVQSGPRVVTLLEPLNLRSESKASSAAGPCKATKGPSKGPGSVYTDDGSETSESGKPASRADGPQKSKFASSLLKNVISKKMQREHEFKMERGELSDTSHHHLSSTSKETEGPPPGAEKQRERGLQRQSSRHSEAGSEYTVVSMSDAGGEGAVAGSKSPIFKASAPRESHAGSGRHFADGLPEVCEIKKSASETVKGIFLRSQNSAFRSWKEKEAEKREERAPVGKLKLPKGGDWRADLGEISASKSTIMSRLFVPNIQQTPKDKQPGKQATKYPAAQATSTAVIRPKAPEIKIRLGSVQQPSSDFNIAKLLTPKLASGSASNLFKTIEDNSRAQQKLFRGDNLEKVPQFQVRDVRDKSKVQGPLHQVRDVRKLIKGSGDSSDKGSVTPEQGLTGPKPRQLAPAAGGSGSLSPMVITCQAVVNPREDSVEREPRENAGKGGGRVLNSSSPEGTVLVHRASGRLPVATIAPNKPEQGSYLPVLKIVSKAQKTPEKVKEEEVKEEGKGPKTSRNALEKLTAAVRSMEELYSFNRNEWKRKSDPLPLLTDSHVLSLIASEEREGASGADPDKLARRLGEVEEPRGVGNKGGVVLRGGPERLQRRNSNPSTESVSARAAAFENLARERPRSLYIPPVHKDVDRTQPLPPLPSQRNVFTVSASSTQKTGGVAGKFPQGPSPESPSAAAKGIRSQGLRSLKISPATRAPLEEVTNRKISSNLEKSNSDCENYLTIPLKGSSAAGELPGRPGAGREGPPASSAAATLCSLPPLSARSQVPTSPKGSQVSGTSRPAWRSKPDHPRETVAAPAGPQSPEHPPTAIYHQQPLPFTLQSAQPQVLCFSPPGMPAPAPAGPAPVPTDPFQQPPPQQTQRKMLLDVTTGQYYLVDTPVQPMTRRLFDPETGQYVDVPMTSQQQAVAPMSLPVPPLALSPGAYGPTYMIYPGFLPTVLPASALQPTPIARTPGGGELSPLTAEPPSKEAAAAFPEAPYFMASGQSPASSASSAPAATPQLVGAKGFAQLHGKPVISITSQPLGPRIVAPPSFDGTTMSFVVEHR from the coding sequence AtgctttcctttcatttctggAAGTCCCGGAGTCGACCTGCAGATGCTGCTTCTTCCGTGGTCGATGGCATTCAGACTCCTAGCTGCCGACAGCGTCAGGCCAACAACTGGGCAGAACAGCTTGGCTGCTGGAAGCTGGCCACAGTCTCGGCCAGAGCAGCAGCCCCCTGGCCACAGACCACCTCTGCCACCCCACCCAGGAGCCTTCCTACCTCCCTCAGGTCGGCCTGGGCCCCGCCACAGGGGCTGAAGAACTGGGAGGTGGCGGCGGCGGTGGCAAGGGTGCCTGCAGCCTTGGGGCCAGTCCAGGCACGTGGGACCCTGCTTCAGGCTGCGCTGCAGCCCCTCCAGGGCCAGGGAGGGACCCAGGACAGCCCCGTCGCTCACCACTGTCTCCTCCTGTCGCTGACACCTAGGCGAGGGCTCAGAATGGAAGGCACCCCTCCTGAACCGAATCTGCAGGCCAGATCCAAGGAGGTGGGGGACGGGGTGTGCGGAGCTCAAGATAGCCAGGAGCTAAAGCAGCAGCTGCAGCCGCTTCCCAAGCCATCAGCCTCCTCCCTGCGAGAGGCAAAATATGTGGAGATGTGCGCTTCAGCTGGAGTCCCGAGGGACAGTCCCCGGACCATGAGACTCACTCGGGAGCAGCGCCAGGGGGATCAGAGGGGCTCGAAGAGTCCCCAGGAGAAAGCCCGAGACGAAGTCAGCAGTCAAGAGCACGAAGCTCCAGCCCCCCTGAAGAACTCTGTCCCCTCGGAACTCTCCAGATCCCAGCTCGCCAGTACCGATGAGGGCAGcaatcccttctcttcctcctcttcctcctccccagtgGAAGGAGCAGAAGGAAGTGGCCTGGCCAAGATGGATGGCACCACCACATCCACAGGGGCTCTGGCCACCTCGTCCTCATCCTTAGGCTTCGAGAGTGACAGTGGTGAGAACGCGCTGAGCTGCCAGCCcaagggagaagaaggggaaaaagcaggaggccgaggagggggaggaagagggagatgtGGGGAAGGGGATGCCACGGAGTGCAGAGACATTATTGCCAAGTCTCAGGGCAGCCGGGACCCCCCCAGAAATCAGGAGGCCCATTACATCACCACCCACGAGATCCAGCTGAGCGAGGTGGAGCAGGACATGGACTTCGACGTGGGCCTGGCCTCTCGCTGGGATTTCGAGGACAACAACGTGATCTACTCGTTTGTGGACTACGCTTCCTTCGGTGGCAGCGACGAGACCCCAGAGGACGTCACCACCCTGACCGAAGAGGACGACGACAACAGCTGCTACCTTAGCACCACTCCCAGCACCAACGCCACCCGGACACCCAGCCCCAGCAGCAGCGACCCCGCCCGTCCCGGCgcgggcagcggcggcggcgacACCAGCAGCACAGAAGTGGGCAGCGGCCCCTCGGACGGTggccccactcccccacccacgGGGCCTGGCACGGCCACCCCGCGGGAGCCCTTGCCCGAGCCCCCGGAGGCGGCTTCAGGGGCAGCAGCAGCCACCGCCGCCAGCAGCTGTGGGAACGCAGCAAGCCAGATCCTCCTATCAATCAAACCGACTTCCCGGGCTATAAATGAGCCTAGCAACGTGTGTGCAAAGCAAAACATTATTTACGCTGCCAAGCATGAAGGCGACATGAGCCTCCGCGTCTCTACAGCTGCTGAACACAATTCCAGTTCGCTGAAGCAAGACCCGGCTGCAGCCGTGGCTCAGGACCATGCAAAGAAATTCATCGCCGTCCCTGCTCGCCTGCAGACCCGGTGCGGGGCCATCCGGGCGAAGGAGCTGGTGGACTACTCCAGTGGAGCCTCCAGTGCCGTGAGCGAGCTGGATGATGCGGACAAAGAGGTGCGTAACCTGACCTCTCGGGCCTTCCGGAGCCTCGCTTACCCCTACTTTGAGGCTCTGAACATCAGCTCCCGGGAGTCCTCCGTGCTCTCCGAAGTCGGCTTTGGGCGCTGGTCGACCTTCCTGGACTTAAAATGTGGAGGTGTCGGAGCCAGGGTGGAACAGAGCCTCCTGAGGAGCAGCGCGGCCTCCGTGGCTGCAGGGCTGAGGAAGGGCGGTGGGGCCAGGACCACGGCAGACCAGCTCTACATCCAGTCCAAGAAGTCCCAGACCAAGGCCTTGGAGTTTGTGGTCAGCAAAGTCGAGGGCGAGATCAAACACGTGGAGACACCTCTGTGTTTCCAGAAGCAGGTCCAGTCGGGTCCGCGCGTGGTCACCCTTCTCGAGCCTCTGAATTTACGCAGTGAAAGCAAAGCCAGCTCGGCCGCAGGGCCCTGCAAGGCCACCAAAGGCCCCAGCAAGGGCCCCGGGTCAGTGTACACGGACGATGGCTCAGAGACCTCCGAGAGCGGCAAGCCCGCCTCCCGCGCTGATGGCCCCCAGAAGTCCAAGTTTGCTTCTAGCCTGCTCAAAAATGTCATCTCCAAGAAGATGCAGCGGGAACACGAGTTCAAAATGGAGAGGGGAGAACTCAGTGACACATCCCACCATCACCTCTCCAGCACCTCCAAGGAGACGGAGGGCCCTCCCCCCGGGGCTGAGAAGCAGCGCGAGAGGGGTCTGCAGAGGCAGAGTTCTCGCCACTCGGAGGCCGGTTCCGAGTACACGGTGGTCAGCATGTCTGATGCCGGTGGGGAGGGGGCCGTAGCTGGGTCTAAATCCCCTATCTTCAAAGCCAGTGCCCCTCGGGAGAGCCACGCAGGCTCCGGCCGTCATTTTGCTGATGGACTCCCAGAAGTGTGTGAAATTAAAAAGAGTGCCTCTGAGACTGTCAAGGGCATCTTCCTCCGCAGTCAGAACAGTGCATTCCGGTCCTGGAAGGAGAAAGAGGCTGAGAAGCGAGAAGAAAGAGCCCCCGTCGGGAAGCTGAAGCTCCCCAAGGGGGGTGACTGGAGGGCTGACTTGGGGGAGATCTCTGCCAGCAAGTCCACCATCATGTCTCGCCTCTTTGTCCCCAACATCCAGCAGACACCCAAGGATAAGCAGCCGGGGAAGCAGGCCACCAAGTACCCTGCTGCTCAGGCCACCTCCACGGCAGTGATCCGACCCAAGGCTCCCGAAATCAAGATCCGCCTGGGGAGCGTGCAACAGCCGAGCTCGGACTTCAACATTGCCAAGCTGCTCACGCCCAAACTGGCCAGCGGCAGTGCCTCCAACCTCTTCAAGACCATTGAGGACAACAGCAGGGCCCAGCAGAAGCTCTTCCGAGGGGACAACCTGGAAAAAGTGCCCCAGTTCCAGGTGAGAGACGTCAGGGACAAGTCCAAGGTCCAAGGTCCCCTCCATCAGGTGAGAGATGTCCGGAAACTAATCAAGGGGTCAGGGGACAGCAGTGACAAGGGCAGCGTTACCCCAGAGCAGGGGCTGACTGGGCCCAAACCCAGGCAGCTGGCTCCTGCCGCTGGGGGATCCGGATCCTTATCCCCCATGGTGATCACGTGCCAGGCGGTGGTGAACCCCAGGGAGGACAGCGTGGAGCGAGAGCCCAGGGAGAACGCGGGCAAGGGAGGTGGCAGGGTCTTGAACTCCTCCTCGCCAGAAGGGACAGTCTTGGTGCACAGGGCATCTGGCAGGCTGCCAGTAGCCACCATAGCCCCCAATAAGCCTGAACAGGGCTCCTACCTGCCTGTGCTCAAGATCGTCTCCAAGGCTCAGAAGACCCCAGAGAAGGTCAAGGAGGAGGAAGtcaaagaggaagggaaaggccCCAAGACATCCCGGAATGCTCTGGAGAAGCTGACGGCGGCCGTGAGGTCCATGGAAGAGCTGTATAGCTTCAACAGGAACGAGTGGAAGCGGAAAAGCGACCCCTTGCCTCTGCTGACTGACAGCCATGTCCTGTCGCTCATCGCCAGCGAGGAGCGGGAAGGGGCCAGCGGCGCTGACCCCGACAAGTTGGCCAGGCGGCTGGGTGAGGTGGAGGAGCCTCGGGGCGTCGGGAACAAAGGCGGGGTGGTCCTACGAGGGGGCCCAGAGCGTCTACAGCGGAGGAACTCCAACCCCAGCACCGAGAGTGTGTCCGCCCGCGCGGCTGCCTTTGAGAACCTGGCCAGGGAGCGGCCCCGGTCCCTCTATATCCCCCCGGTGCACAAGGATGTGGACAGAACCCAGCCCCTGCCTCCGCTCCCCAGCCAACGGAACGTCTTCACAGTGAGTGCCAGCAGCACCCAGAAAACTGGGGGAGTCGCTGGCAAGTTCCCGCAAGGCCCTTCTCCGGAGAGTCCCTCGGCGGCCGCCAAGGGCATCAGATCACAGGGGCTGCGGTCCCTCAAGATCTCTCCGGCCACCCGGGCACCTCTGGAAGAGGTGACCAACAGGAAAATCAGCAGCAATTTGGAAAAGAGCAATAGTGACTGTGAGAATTACCTGACCATCCCTCTTAAAGGAAGCTCTGCAGCTGGAGAGCTTCcaggcaggcctggggcagggagggagggacccCCAGCTTCTTCGGCCGCGGCCACTCTCTGCAGCTTGCCCCCACTGAGTGCTCGCAGTCAGGTACCCACTAGTCCCAAGGGCTCTCAGGTCAGTGGAACCAGCCGGCCAGCTTGGCGCAGCAAACCTGACCACCCCCGGGAGACAGTAGCTGCCCCCGCGGGGCCTCAGAGCCCTGAGCATCCCCCCACCGCCATCTACCACCAGCAGCCACTGCCCTTCACCCTACAGAGCGCCCAGCCCCAGGTCCTCTGCTTCTCCCCGCCAGGTATGCCGGCCCCGGCACCTGCCGGCCCAGCTCCCGTCCCCACAGACCCCTTCCAGCAGCCCCCACCTCAGCAGACCCAGCGCAAGATGCTCCTGGATGTGACCACCGGCCAGTACTATCTGGTGGACACACCAGTACAGCCCATGACCCGGAGACTGTTTGACCCCGAGACGGGGCAGTATGTGGACGTGCCTATGACCTCCCAGCAGCAGGCAGTGGCCCCCATGTCCCTTCCTGTGCCTCCCCTGGCCCTGAGTCCTGGGGCCTATGGACCCACTTACATGATCTACCCCGGGTTTCTGCCCACGGTGCTGCCCGCCAGCGCCCTGCAGCCCACGCCGATTGCTCGCACTCCAGGGGGCGGTGAGCTCTCCCCGCTGACCGCAGAGCCCCCCAGCAAAGAGGCAGCTGCAGCATTCCCCGAGGCCCCCTACTTCATGGCCTCCGGCCAGTCTCCcgcctcctctgcctcctccgcCCCGGCAGCCACCCCGCAGCTCGTGGGGGCCAAGGGCTTTGCCCAGCTGCACGGCAAGCCTGTCATCAGCATCACCTCGCAGCCCCTGGGGCCGCGGATCGTCGCGCCCCCCTCCTTTGACGGCACCACCATGAGCTTCGTGGTGGAGCACAGATGA